Below is a genomic region from Flammeovirgaceae bacterium SG7u.111.
TTCTAATGATACGACTAATATTTATATTTTTCTTTAGCTTTTTAGTACTAACCAGTGTAGATGGAGTTGCCCAGAAAGCAAAAACTGGAGTAGCGAGTGACTCATTGATGTTGCCCAAAGTGAAACCTCCTAGGGAAAGGTTGTACCTAGCAGGTGTGCGGTTTGGTGCTGATATAACCAAGCTTGCCTTAACGGGGATAGACCCTGATTTTGTGGGTGCTGAAGTGAAGTTTGAAGTTTTGATCAACAACAAATTTTTTATCCCGATAGAATACGGTATTTCTGAAATTACCCGTACGGATGATCCCAAAACATTTGAATATACAACCACCGGTTCATATTACCGAGTGGGATTTGACTATTGCACCCTAAATAAAAAATCGGATGATCATGCAGTTAATATAGGTATGAGATATGCATGGAATTCATTTGATAACTCGGTGAATTATTCTCGTTCGGATGACTATTGGGGCGAATTTGAAAATACGGTGGAGGAAAAAGGCTTGAGCGGAAGCTGGGTAGAATTAGTTGTAGGGTTGAAATACATGTTTCTTAAAAACTTATATTTAGGAATGGATGCCCGCCTCAAATTTATAGGCTCTGTAAATGGTGGCAATTCTATTGATGTAAGTGAAATGCCAGGTTTTGGGGTAACCTTAAAAAATACAAGGCCAGAACTTAATTACTCTATTCTTTATAGAATTCCTTTTGGGAAGAAAAAATTGACTATTCTAAAGGCGCGGGAGTAGAATCAGCATTTACAACTGCATGCATGTCTGGTAAAGTGGAGTCTTGATCGGAAGTGCTTACACTTAGCTCAGATGTCATGTGTTCATCACCCATACTTCCATCTACATAAGGAATTTTCAATTTATAGGTCTGCCCTTTTTGCTTGATAGTGAGTTTGTTCCCAACAAGCCAAGGATTGTGGAGCTTGAGGAGTTTGTAGTTGATACCAAGCGACAAGGCAAAGTCCACAAGGCTGTTGATATTTTGGGAAACCTCTACTTCTTGTACTTCCTCTTCGTAATACAATTGCTTTCCTTTTAGCTCAAACTTGTACTTCTCTTG
It encodes:
- a CDS encoding DUF6048 family protein; the protein is MIRLIFIFFFSFLVLTSVDGVAQKAKTGVASDSLMLPKVKPPRERLYLAGVRFGADITKLALTGIDPDFVGAEVKFEVLINNKFFIPIEYGISEITRTDDPKTFEYTTTGSYYRVGFDYCTLNKKSDDHAVNIGMRYAWNSFDNSVNYSRSDDYWGEFENTVEEKGLSGSWVELVVGLKYMFLKNLYLGMDARLKFIGSVNGGNSIDVSEMPGFGVTLKNTRPELNYSILYRIPFGKKKLTILKARE